One genomic segment of Arachis duranensis cultivar V14167 chromosome 4, aradu.V14167.gnm2.J7QH, whole genome shotgun sequence includes these proteins:
- the LOC107485390 gene encoding uncharacterized protein LOC107485390 codes for MSELELSSKHKPMTESNHNHDQEHQQVAVVSHKKMKKRRNCAIAMVVIISFFILLAIIFVILALTLLKTKDPKTEIVSATLQGISPKLTFPAINIQLNITLDLKIRVENKNHASFKHGEGKSVLLYKGIEVGETEIFSGLIPSMGSEILPCTLTLEADKVASNITGFLGDLMGGEITMKTLTQIPGRVTFLGFIKKHIVAKSSCQFIIGVPDFKIKNQVCKTKI; via the coding sequence ATGTCTGAGTTAGAATTATCGTCAAAACACAAGCCCATGACGGAGAGCAACCACAACCACGACCAAGAGCATCAACAAGTTGCGGTGGTTTCAcacaaaaagatgaaaaagagaagaaactgCGCCATCGCCATGGTAGTCATcatctccttcttcattctGTTGGCTATCATATTCGTCATCCTCGCCCTCACGTTGTTGAAGACCAAAGATCCAAAAACAGAGATTGTATCTGCAACTTTGCAAGGAATCTCACCAAAACTCACATTCCCCGCCATTAACATCCAACTCAACATCACTCTTGACCTCAAGATTCGCGTCGAAAACAAGAACCACGCTAGCTTCAAGCACGGTGAGGGCAAGAGCGTTCTTCTCTACAAAGGAATCGAGGTTGGAGAAACTGAAATCTTCTCTGGTTTGATTCCTTCAATGGGATCCGAAATTCTTCCGTGTACACTCACGTTAGAGGCTGATAAAGTTGCAAGTAACATCACGGGTTTTCTTGGGGACTTGATGGGAGGTGAAATTACCATGAAGACCTTAACTCAGATTCCTGGTAGAGTTACTTTTCTTGGGTTTATCAAGAAGCATATTGTTGCTAAGTCCAGTTGCCAGTTTATAATTGGTGTTCCTGATTTCAAGATTAAGAACCAAGTTTGTAAGACCAAGATATGa